Genomic DNA from Klebsiella variicola:
CTCGCCGCGGCTGGGCTGGTGATGGCGGCGCTGCTGTTGGGCTGGCGGCTAAAAAAACGGCCCCCGGTTAGCGAACCGGAGGCCATCGCACCAGGCCAGTAATTACTGGATGGTGAGGGTGTTGATGATGCTTTCTGCTTCGGTCTGCGCCTGCTGCTGGTTGTCCGCCGGCAGGGTCACCTGCAGGGTCAGCAGTTTGTCATCCACTTTGCCGAGGATCACTGAAGACCAGGCGGTCTGCCCCTTGGCAGAGATGATGCTGTCCAGCTGCTGCAGGGTATGGCCTTTCATCTCCAGCGATTTGTTGCTCACCACCTGCAGCTGCGGGTCGCGGCTACGCTGCTGATCTTCCAGTCGTTTCGCCAGTACCGCCAGATCTTCATTGGTGCTGTCGCCGACGATGACGATGACCGCTTTCTGGCCGGTAGCGTCAGAGTAGACGTGCATGTTGTTCGCCTGGGTACCCAGTTTGCCGCTCTGGTCGGCCATGCCCGCAGGCAGGGTGAAGCTCAGTTTGCCATCCAGCAGGCTGATTGCCTGGCCGCTGGCATTGCTCTCCGCTGCTGCGCCAACGGTTGGCGCTTTTGAATCGCTGTTATCGCAGGCGGCAAGCCCCATTACCAGCAGGCCAATACCGACATATTTAACCAAATTGCGCATTGACATCTTCCTTTCGATAAACGGCCACTAATGGCTCATCCGGCTATCTTAACACATCGGCCCGCGAGTACCTTTAACTCGGCTGTAATGCCGACAAATCAGATTTATCCGCCAGTCTTTTCAACAGCATATTTAACAGCACGCCGTACATCGGCAGGAAGAAAATAATGCTGATAAGCACTTTAAAGCTGTAGTCGACGAGGGCGATTTCCCCCCAGTGGGCGGCCATAAACGGGTCCGGGCTGCGCCAGAAAGCGATAAAGAAGAACGCGACGGTATCGCTGATGTTGCCGAACAGCGTCGAGGCGGTGGGGGCCAGCCACCAGTGGCGACTCTGCCGCAGGCGGTTGAAGACGTGGACGTCGAGGATCTGCCCCAGTGCATAGGCCATAAAGCTGGCGATGGCGATGCGCGCGACGAAGAGATTAAAGGTGCCCAGCGCGGCAAAGCCCTGCCACTCGCCCATGTAGAACAGCGCAGAGATGCCGTAAGAGATAACCAGCGCCGGGACCATCACCGCGAAAATGATGCGTCGCGCCAGCGGTGCGCCAAAAATGCGTACCGTCAGATCGGTGGCGAGAAAGATAAACGGAAAACTAAACGCGCCCCAGGTGGTATGGAAACCAAAAATGGAGATCGGCAGCTGAACCAGATAGTTGCTGGAGGTGATGACCAGCAGATGAAATAGCGAAAGCCAGACGAGCGCTTTTTTGCGCTGTACGGTAGTAAACGGATTCATATTGTGACCTTTTTATGCCCGTCATGCTTCAGGTGAATGAGCAATCGGCAGCGGAACGTTGGGGTGAGGGAACCCAATAAAAAACGGCTGCATGATACTGCGTTGTCGGCGTAATGCAATGGTTGTTTTTCGCGCAAACGTTAACCTGGCTTGCGTACTGGCGAACTGGGGGTAAACTAGGGCCGTTTTGTTAACGTGAGACTAAAATGAGCGAACTTTTCTCCACTCCTGACCATACCCTGGATGCCCTGGGGCTCCGCTGCCCGGAGCCGGTCATGATGGTGCGTAAAACCGTGCGGACGATGCCGGTCGGCGAGACGCTGCTGATTATTGCTGACGATCCGGCCACCACCCGCGATATCCCGGGATTCTGCCGCTTTATGGAGCATGAGCTGGTGGCCCAGGAAACCGAAGCCCTGCCGTACCGCTATCTGATCCGCAAAAGCCACTGAGCTTTTCCCGGATAGCGGCGCGTAGCGCCTTATCCGGGCTATCCGACGGTCCGGAACCGTAGCCCTGCTAAGCGCAGCGCGAGCAGGGAATACTCCGGATGGCGGCGCGTAGCGCCTTATCCGGGCTACCCGACGGTCCGGAATCGTAGCCCTGCTAAGCGTAGCGCGAGCAGGGAATATCCCGGATGGCGGCGCGTAGCGCCTTATCCGGGCTACCCGACGGTCCGGAATCGTAGCCCTGCTAAGCGCAGCGCGAGCAGGGAATATCCCGGATGGCGGCGCGTAGCGCCTTATCCGGGCTACCCGACGGTCCGGAATCGTAGCCCTGCTAAGCGCAGCGCGAGCAGGGAATACCCCGGATGGCGGCGCGTAGCGTCTTATCCGGGCTACCCGACGGTCCGGAACCGTAGCCCTGCTAAGCGCAGCGCGAGCAGGGAATATCCCGGATGGCGGCGCGTAGCGCCTTATCCGGGCTACCCGACGGTCCGGAATCGTAGCCCTGCTAAGCGCAGCGCGAGCAGGGAATACCCCGGATGGCGGCGCGTAGCGCCTTATCCGGGCTACCCGACGGTCCGGAATCGTAGCCCTGCTAAGCGTAGCGCGAGCAGGGAATATCCCGGATGGCGGCGCGTAGCGCCTTATCCGGGCTACCCGACGGTCTGGAACCGTAGCCCTGCTAAGCGCAGCGCGAGCAGGGAATACCCCGGATGGCGGCGCGTAGCGCCTTATCCGGGCTATCCGACGGTCCGGAACCGTAGCCCTGCTAAGCGTAGCGCGAGCAGGGAAGCCGGTATCTATGCTACAACTTCTTACGCAATAACCGCAGCGCGTTAGCCGTTACCAGCACAGTGGCGCCGGTATCCGCCAGCACCGCCAGCCACAGGCCGGTCAGGCCGAGCAGGGTGGTGACGAGGAAAATCCCCTTCAGCCCTAAGGCAATCGCGATGTTCTGGCGAATATTGGCATGGGTGGCGCGCGCCAGGGAAATCATCTGCGCCAGGCCGGTCAGACGGTTATGGGTCAGCGCGGCGTCGGCCGTCTCCAGCGCCACATCGGTGCCGCTGCCCATGGCGATGCCGATGGTGGCCGCTTTCATCGCCGGGGCGTCGTTGATGCCGTCCCCGATCATCGCCAGCGGCGCATCGGCATTCAGCGCCATGACGGCT
This window encodes:
- a CDS encoding DcrB family lipoprotein, which translates into the protein MRNLVKYVGIGLLVMGLAACDNSDSKAPTVGAAAESNASGQAISLLDGKLSFTLPAGMADQSGKLGTQANNMHVYSDATGQKAVIVIVGDSTNEDLAVLAKRLEDQQRSRDPQLQVVSNKSLEMKGHTLQQLDSIISAKGQTAWSSVILGKVDDKLLTLQVTLPADNQQQAQTEAESIINTLTIQ
- a CDS encoding 7-cyano-7-deazaguanine/7-aminomethyl-7-deazaguanine transporter, with the translated sequence MNPFTTVQRKKALVWLSLFHLLVITSSNYLVQLPISIFGFHTTWGAFSFPFIFLATDLTVRIFGAPLARRIIFAVMVPALVISYGISALFYMGEWQGFAALGTFNLFVARIAIASFMAYALGQILDVHVFNRLRQSRHWWLAPTASTLFGNISDTVAFFFIAFWRSPDPFMAAHWGEIALVDYSFKVLISIIFFLPMYGVLLNMLLKRLADKSDLSALQPS
- the tusA gene encoding sulfurtransferase TusA — its product is MSELFSTPDHTLDALGLRCPEPVMMVRKTVRTMPVGETLLIIADDPATTRDIPGFCRFMEHELVAQETEALPYRYLIRKSH